One segment of Sesamum indicum cultivar Zhongzhi No. 13 linkage group LG4, S_indicum_v1.0, whole genome shotgun sequence DNA contains the following:
- the LOC105159974 gene encoding myb family transcription factor PHL8-like: MALQNVQTKEMSLVLSSDAKPRLKWTPELHQRFVDAVNQLGGAEKATPKSLMRVMGIQGLTLYHLKSHLQKYRLGRSQQSQTYHNNKQQDNGENQRSQLSNKICDGAHEQINESLQVAHALQMQMEVQRKLHEQIEVQRHLQLRIEAQGKYLQSVLKKAQETLSGYSPCSIEVENAKAQLSQLVSMVDSGCPSSPFSVLTESDGSVLKDARNKLLGRNGYSLESSLTSSESSDRKEETQIKHESEENYKHGDDKANKGKRNSVVLSLMEMHPAENSGAENQTSNRKKIKSAIDEVMHREQSISEKSTEQNSDEEVQPFRSLANIDLNCKSLNDFDSGPKVIDLNLNGLELFNGTFSV; this comes from the exons ATGGCTCTTCAGAATGTCCAAACTAAAGAAATGAGCTTGGTATTGTCTAGTGATGCAAAGCCCAGATTGAAATGGACTCCGGAACTGCATCAGCGTTTCGTGGATGCTGTCAACCAGCTTGGGGGTGCAGAGA AGGCTACGCCAAAATCTTTGATGAGGGTGATGGGCATTCAAGGACTCACTTTGTACCACCTCAAGAGCCATTTACAG AAATATAGACTGGGAAGAAGTCAACAATCGCAGACATACCACAATAATAAACAGCAAG ATAATGGAGAAAATCAGAGAAGTCAGCTGAGTAATAAGATTTGTGATGGAGCACACGAGCAGATTAACGA AAGTTTGCAGGTAGCTCATGCTTTACAAATGCAAATGGAGGTGCAAAGGAAACTTCATGAACAGATTGAG GTGCAAAGACATTTGCAGCTAAGAATCGAAGCTCAAGGAAAGTACTTACAGTCAGTCTTGAAGAAAGCACAGGAGACTCTTTCTGGATACAGTCCTTGCTCCATTGAAGTGGAAAATGCAAAAGCTCAACTTTCTCAGTTAGTGTCGATGGTCGACTCTGGGTGTCCAAGTTCCCCGTTCTCCGTATTGACAGAGAGTGATGGCTCGGTGCTAAAAGATGCAAGGAACAAACTATTAGGACGTAATGGATATTCACTCGAGAGTTCTCTAACATCGTCTGAGAGCTCAGACAGGAAGGAAGAAACTCAAATAAAGCATGAAAGTGAGGAGAATTATAAGCATGGAGACGACAAAGCCAATAAAGGGAAGAGAAACTCTGTTGTGCTCTCGCTTATGGAAATGCATCCAGCTGAAAATAGTGGAGCAGAGAATCAAACTAGCAACAGAAAGAAGATCAAAAGTGCCATCGATGAGGTTATGCACAGAGAGCAATCCATTAGTGAAAAGTCCACAGAACAAAATAGTGACGAGGAAGTGCAACCGTTCAGATCATTGGCCAACATTGATTTGAAT